The sequence below is a genomic window from Streptomyces sp. B21-105.
CTGGACCGCCTTCTACGCCCGCCGCGCTGCCAAGCCTGGTCCCCGCGCGGTCCGTGACGCCGAGCTGGCGGAACAGATCGCCGACGTCCACACGAGATCGCGGGGAACCTACGGCGCCCCGCGCGTCCATGCCGTGCTCAAGCGGGCAGGCGCCGGATGTGGCCGCCGACGTGTCGCGCGGCTGATGCGGGCTGCCGGCCTGCAGGGCCGACACCGCAGACGACGGCACCTGACGACGATCCCCGATCCACGAGCTGCCCTGCGGCCCGATCTCGTCGTCCGGGACTTCCAGCCCGACCCCGCCGGCCTGGATGCCCGTTGGTGTGGCGACATCACCTACATCGCCATGGAGGAGGGCTGGCTGGCTCTATCTGGCCACCGTCATCGACATCGCCTCCCGTCGCGTGGTCGGTTGGGCGACGGCCGACCACCTGCGGACCGATCTGGTCGCCGATGCCCTCACGGCCGCCTGCCGCCAAAGCGGAACAAGCTCAGTGCGGCTCATGTCGCTGTTGACGCTCATGCAGTGGGTGCAGGTGTGTGCGTCCCCGTAGCGCCGCGCGCGAGCGCCTGCTCGGTTTCTGCGAGTCTGCGGATCGCTCGGGTCAGTTGGCTCGGAGGGAGCGTGTACGGCAGTCGGATGTTGCGTTCGAACGCGCCTCCGACGCCGAATCGCGGTCCGGCCGCGATGGTCACTCCATGGTCAGGAGCCATGGCTGCCAGCCGTGAGCTGATGGGCTCGGGGAAGGTCGCCCAGAGCGTCACACCGCCGACTGGTCGCAGGATGTCGACGTCAGGTAGATGCTCGCTGATGGCTTGCCGCAGGGCCTCACGTTGTGATCTGAGTTGCTGCAGCGTTTCGGGTTGCCGGGTCTGGTGCTTGTCCAGGAGGACGGCTGTGGCGAGCTGCTCGACGACGGGGGTGCCAAGGTCTGTGGTGGGACGGACTTGTTCGACGCGTTCCAAGAGAGAGGGAAGTGCGCGGATCCAGCCCGTGCGCAGGCCTCCCCAAATGCTCTTGGACACTGAGCCGATGCTGATGACTGCCGGCATGTGCAGCGCGAGGGGCTGAGGACTCGGAACGTCCAGAGCCAGATCAGTCATGGTCTCGTCGACGACTGTCGGACACGCAAGTCTGAGCCGTTGGCGCACGCTCGTAGGCATGCACATGCCGGTGGGGTTGTGAAAGTCGGGTATCAGGTAGGCCAGACTCGCGGCTCGCACTGCTGCTTGAAGCTGCTCGGTGTCCCACCCCGAAGACGTCACGGCGACGGGCAGAAGCCGGGCGCGCGCTTGAGTGAAGGTCGTGATCGCGTGTGGGTAGGTGGGATGGTCGATGAGGACTTGGTCGCGTGGCGACACGAGTGTCCGCGTCAGAAGAGCGAGCGCGTGCTGTGCACCGTTGGTGATCAGGATGTGATCTGGCCGGGTGGGAAGCCCTCTCCGCTGATACCACCGGGCGACTGCTTCGCGCAGCTCCGCAGTGCCGTAGCGGTCGTAGCCGTGCCGTTCGAAATGCCGTGGCAGTTGTTCAAGGGCGGCCGCGAACGCGGCATGGAGGATTTCGACGGGTGCAGCCGGCGCGGCAATGGATAGGTCGATGGTCTCCGCATCCGTACCGACTGGGGCTGCCGACGTAGTCCCATCGGGCAGCCGTACCGTCGCCCTGGTACGTGCCTGTGTGGCGAGGTACCCGTGGTCGACCAGGGTGCGGAATGCGGTACCGACGGTGGTTCTGCTCGTGCCGAGGGCGATGGCCAGGTCACGCTCGCTCGGCAGGGTCGCCCCTAGGGAGATGCGCCCATCGAGGATGAGCAGGCGCAGCCTGTCGGAGAGGCGTTGATGTGCCGGTCCTGGCCCCTCCTGCCATGTCCCCAACATACGCACTACCGCGTGCGAACCGATCTTCACCGAACCAGGATAGCCAATCTGGCTATGGAATGCAGGTCCAGACGGCATCAGACTCGCCGCATGGCATCTCGCGCTTCCACGGCACACACCCTCGTCCCGGCTCGTCACGACGCACCCGTGCTACCGCGCATGGACGCAGCTGCCCAGGTTCGGGCTGCCCGAAAAGCACGTCGGATCCCCCAGCTCCTGCTCGGCTTGGCCGGGTACGGGGCTGCCGTGATGGTGCTCGTCCACTCCGGACTGGGCGCGGCCAGTTGGAACGTGCTCACAGAAGGCACCGCCAAAGCCCTTGGCATCTCGTTCGGCTGGGCGACGAACCTGATCTCACTGCTGGTCCTCTTCGCATGGATCCCACTGCGCGAACTGCCGGGGCTCGGCACGCTCCTCAACGTTGCGATCGTCGGCTTCGCCGCCGATGCCACCGCGGCTGTACTTCCCGATCCGCAGGGGTCACTCGCGCAGATCGGATACCTCGCTCTCGGTCTTGTCGCACTCGCATTCTTCGATGCCCTCTACCTCGGTGCGCAGTTCGGGTCTGGACCACGCGACGGCATCATGACGGGACTCGTTCGGCTCACCCGCCTACCCGTCGCCCTTGTGCGCACCGGCATCGAAGTCACCGTCGCCGGCGTCGGCTGGCTCCTGGGTGGAACCATCGGCGTCGGAACCGTGCTGATCGCACTGTGCATGGGGCCGCTCGTCGGTTACTTCCTGCCCCTGGTAGCGGTTCGCCTCCCTGCCGTCTCCGCAGCCACATGACACACCCGGCGACCACGAGGAGACCATCACTTCACCTTTGCGCCGAAGGGTTGCCACATGGGCAGGTTTGCTGGCACCGAGCGGGCGGTCTTGGACACAGCGAGGACGTTGCGTCGTCGCAGGCGGCGACCTCCACCACGGCCAAGCTCGCTCCGCGCCACGTGTGTCGCTGATGGGTCTCATGCGTGCCATCACACACGGCCGCACGCAGGGAGATGACCGCGGACGGACCGGTCCGCCCGGTCGAGTCCGTTGCCCCGTTAGGCACGTGCGCTGAAGGCCCGAGTCCGCGCTTCGCGGGCTTGGTCACCGAGATGGTGATCATGCGCCAGTGCCACGGCTCAGACTTCGATATCACCACGGGCTTTGTGCCGACGGATCCCGTGTGCCGGCAGCGCACAGGGAGTCGCCCGAAACGCCTGGCGCCAGCAGGCCACCGGCCCTCGGTTGGCCCTCGCACCGGAACGGCGTGCCGGGAAGACTATGGAGCCGGTGCCGTACTTCAGGGAGTTGTGGTGCAGGTAGCAGTCGTCACCTTCGACGGATTCAACGAACTCGACAGCTTCATCTCTTCCGCGCTGATCAACCGAGGCCGCAAGGACGGCCTGGAGGCGTTCATCACGACACCGACGCCGGTGGTCACGTCGATGAACGGCGTCCAAGTGACCGGGCAACGCCCGATGGGTTTCGTCACCGAAGCCGAGGTCGTACTGATCGGCAGCGGCGTGAAGGCGCACGAAGTGGCGGCGGACGACCGGATGCTCTCCCGCTTGCAACTCGACCCGTCACGCCAGCTGATCGGCGCGCAGTGCTCCGGCGCGCTGGTGCTCGCCCGGCTGGGGTTGCTGAACGGCATGCCGGTCTGCACGGACGTGAAGACCCGGGCCTTGCTGGAGGCCCTCGGCGTCACCGTGCTGGACGCCCCTTTCCACACTGAGGGAGACATCGCTACTGCGGGCGGCTGCCTGGCGTCCCAGTACCTGGCCGCCTGGGTGATCACGCGAACGCTGGGGGAGGAGGCGGCGCGCAATGTCATCGACTACGTGGCCCCGGTCGGCGAGAACCAGGAAGCGGTGGAGCGGGCGATGCGGGCCGTGCACGCGGGCAAGGCCACATTGCACTGAGGCTGTCGTGATCATTCTTTTGAGGCATTCATAAGGTGGGTCCGCTGGATCTGCCGGATCTGAGATCG
It includes:
- the yczR gene encoding MocR-like transcription factor YczR; protein product: MKIGSHAVVRMLGTWQEGPGPAHQRLSDRLRLLILDGRISLGATLPSERDLAIALGTSRTTVGTAFRTLVDHGYLATQARTRATVRLPDGTTSAAPVGTDAETIDLSIAAPAAPVEILHAAFAAALEQLPRHFERHGYDRYGTAELREAVARWYQRRGLPTRPDHILITNGAQHALALLTRTLVSPRDQVLIDHPTYPHAITTFTQARARLLPVAVTSSGWDTEQLQAAVRAASLAYLIPDFHNPTGMCMPTSVRQRLRLACPTVVDETMTDLALDVPSPQPLALHMPAVISIGSVSKSIWGGLRTGWIRALPSLLERVEQVRPTTDLGTPVVEQLATAVLLDKHQTRQPETLQQLRSQREALRQAISEHLPDVDILRPVGGVTLWATFPEPISSRLAAMAPDHGVTIAAGPRFGVGGAFERNIRLPYTLPPSQLTRAIRRLAETEQALARGATGTHTPAPTA
- the yczE gene encoding membrane protein YczE: MDAAAQVRAARKARRIPQLLLGLAGYGAAVMVLVHSGLGAASWNVLTEGTAKALGISFGWATNLISLLVLFAWIPLRELPGLGTLLNVAIVGFAADATAAVLPDPQGSLAQIGYLALGLVALAFFDALYLGAQFGSGPRDGIMTGLVRLTRLPVALVRTGIEVTVAGVGWLLGGTIGVGTVLIALCMGPLVGYFLPLVAVRLPAVSAAT
- a CDS encoding DJ-1/PfpI family protein; protein product: MQVAVVTFDGFNELDSFISSALINRGRKDGLEAFITTPTPVVTSMNGVQVTGQRPMGFVTEAEVVLIGSGVKAHEVAADDRMLSRLQLDPSRQLIGAQCSGALVLARLGLLNGMPVCTDVKTRALLEALGVTVLDAPFHTEGDIATAGGCLASQYLAAWVITRTLGEEAARNVIDYVAPVGENQEAVERAMRAVHAGKATLH